The nucleotide sequence GCCCAGCCGCCCCGCGCCCGACGCGCCGTGTCCGTTGGCTCTCCGCCCTGCGCCTCCGACGCGGCTCGCACCGGGCGCTGCCATGGGGCCCGGGCCGGCTCTCCTgctcctgggcctgggcctgggcctgggctgtGGGCTCGGCCGCCGGCCTCTGCCCGCGGCTCCCGCGCAGGCGCCCGGCTCGCCGTCCCGAGACCTCCCCGTCCCGACGCCCGCCGCGGCCCGGCGTGCCCCGTCCGAGACCCGGGCCCTCGTTCAGGCGCGGCAGCCGCAGGCCGCGCTCCGCTCGGTCAGGGCCTCCCGGGCCCCCGGGGAGCGGGGCGCAGGCTTTGGCGGCCTTGGGGCCGGCCGCGCCCGCGTCAGCCTCCGGGCCCGCGCGGCCCCGGGCGGCGGCATCTTCCTGAGCGGCCGCCGCGGCCTCTGCCTGCCGGCCGGGCGGCCCCCGAGCCTCGCGCCGCGCTGCCTCCGCGCGCACGTCCAGCTGCGCGCCCGCcgcgccaccgccgccgccgcgcccgcGCCGGTGGACCTGCAGCTGTCCGCGCCCGGCGGCCGGCTCTCCCTGCGCTGGCTGTCCCGCCTGCCGCGCTCGCTCGGGCCTCTGGAGTGGACCTTCCGCCTCCGGCTGCTCGGGCCCGCGGCCGCTGAGAGCCGCGCGTTGCCCCGTCGGGCTCTGCACCGCGGCCGGCGCTCCTACCCGGGATTCGTGGCCCGAACCGAGTGTCCCACGGACGGGCCCACCCCGGTCGTCTTGGAAGCTGTCAGCCCGAACAGCTCAGAACCCACAGAGTCCTCCGTGTCCTGTCAGGTATTCCGACCGGGGCCTTGTAGATTGGACCCCGTGAGGATAAATAGGAACGACGATAAACCAGTGCGACTGACCAGGGACATGGGCGACACCTTCAATGCGACAGTCGTCCTCTTCTGTCCCATCCAGGAGTACTATTATCGGGGTTGGTCTATCTATGCTGTTCCTTATGTAGGGGCCGTGCCTGACTGGACTAAACCTCTGGAAAAGCCACCGGTCAAGTTTAGTAGAGGTTTCTTCGTGGTGACTATACCCCCGTATTCTTTACCTTGGGGGGTGTATCTGTTTAATTTCTCGGTGGTTGTCAGAACGCGGGATCCCCAGGTTCCAGGGAAGAACGACTCAGACAGCATCTATGTCGTCATTTTTAGACGTCCCCTGAATGCTGTTATTTCAGGGCCTTCCAACATCACAATTAATTTCACAGATGGGGTGACTCTCAATGGAAATATGTCTTCTGATCCAGAGGAAACAGACCCTCTAGAGAAAGAGAGACTTAAGTTTCTCTGGTACTGTACCACAGACTCAAGAAACTATGATGGAGAAAACATAACAGTGATAAGCAAGGAAGTTTGTCTCCCAGAGCAGGTTGATCTCAAGTGGACATGGGCCTCTGGTCCTATTCTCACACTTTCTCCAGAAACGCTTCAAGGCGGCCGTGTATGTTTTTTCAGACTGGTGATCCAGAAGACCAGCAGGTCAGCCTTTGCTGATGCAACGGTGCACGTGCTTCAGGGAGAGCCGGTACCAAGCGTTTCCTGCGTTGAAAATTGTGACCAGGTTCTGGTTTTATCGGAGAGGTTCTCGTTGTCTCTGGACTGCACAGGCTGTACGGCAGGCCGAGATGTCTATCGGTGGTCCATTCTGACGTCTTCAGGTCAGGAGGTGCCATTTGACTGGACGGGGCAAACTTCAACAGGACGGAATGGTGCTTATGTGTCTATAAAAGCTTTCGCTTTCTGGCATTTCAGGGAAGATAAGTTTTGGATTTCTCTCAATGCAGCAACGTGGAGTGGAGTCACCTTGGTCTTAAGATATCCTTTCATTATTCACCATGTCCCTATAAGCACAGACTGCAAAATTGTTCCAGAAAAAGGAATTTCCTTCATTACTCAGTTTGTTGTCATTTGTACTCATTTCAAGCATAAGAACATTGttcttacatataaaataatagttCCTGATGTACATGGTTTTGGTGAGATCAGTTCTTTGAAAGAGAATAACTTTGGATCCATCCTGTATTTGGGAAAGAATTCCACATCgcccccttcctttctccctgttGGTGTGTTGGACAGTCATTATGCCTTGAAAATAATTGCTCAGGCATATAATACCTCTCTGGGAGCTTTTTCTCAGGTGAACTTTTACGCCACTGTGCGGCCTCCCACTGACGTAAAGTCATCAACAACTGTGCTGGAGGAGTTATCCAACTTCACCATGGGACCAAATTCCTCCCTGTCTACTTTGCTTCAACAGCAGGATTTTCTAAATGCAAGTTATTTAATATACATAGTAGCCTCTGTCTTGAATAGCATGAAAACTGACGCAAGTCTTCAAGCTGACAAAATTAAACTCCGAGAACACCTTTTCAATCAGACCCTCATTCTTCCTATAAACACTTTGGTGAATATTAGCCAGGTGGTCATGACTATTACTAAATTAACAGAGAAAACCTCTGAgatcagtgcattctctcagAAACTGGCCACAGTGAGGACTTGGCAAGCAAGCCAAGCCCTCCAAGATAGTCATCAGAGAGATAAGAGCATTTCTTCTGAGCAAATAGAAAGTGTGTGCACTGGAATATTAACAACCTTGTCTAACATCCTGAAACTGCTGGTTCATTATGAAGTCTTTGAAGAGCCTTTCCACGTGGTTGAATCTCTAGCAGACACGGTACTGGCTGTGAAAGTGCCTGAGAATGAGACCACTGCCTTGAGGACCTCCAACTTTAAAATGTATGTCAAGAAAACCGAAAAGTGGAATGTCACCAAGTTCTTCAGCACCCAGAAGCACTGTCAGAATTGTTTTTATCCCAGCCTAAATGTGAACAGCGTTCCTAGTCTGCCTGCCAGCGCTCCGATTTCCACGATGTTTTGTGAATTTGCGGATGACCCTTTCCCTTGGCTAAATTATGGGGAAAACATTTTGACCCAGGTGGTTGGATTCCGAATGACAGGAGTGGAGGCCACGGGTGACGTGATTGAGATCCCACCTGAAGCAGTGGAAGTGTACCTCATCAGGAAAAACCTGAGCTTTGGAACTGTTAATCTCACGGTGGGACCCGGCTCAGAGCCTTATGCAGTGGATGAATCAGCGACAAAGACGACAGGGGCCTTTAGCTTTGTTGTGGACAGTACCGCAGGCAGGGACGTGTTGATCCACATCATGACAGAAGTGTCCGTCTTGTTCACGGTGTCTGTGTACGCGGGCCGTGAGATCACacccaactcttttatgaccagCTACCTGGTGCCCCATAAACTCCCTCCAATTGCCAACGAGAGTGACCTGTTTGACCCGGAGTGTAGGGTGAAGGAGGCCCGAGTGGTCTGCCTCCCCGCGGCCCTGGTGCAGGTCATAGCTCAGCGAACTGATTCCTCTGAGTGCACCGTCGCTGTGGTTCTACAGGCACCTCGTTTTGTCCTAAAACCCAATAACAAGTTGGTGAGAATTTCTGTTTTCAGCAGTGAATGCTTGGACATGTCTGGGATCCAGAGTGATTGGAGAGAAGATACCTGTGTTGTGGGAGAGAAGACCACTTGGCAAAGAGTGCACTGTATCTGCAAGAACCCACGGCGGGCCAAACGGCAGCTGGATATAATCAAACAGGCCAACCCTCACCTGCGTACCCACTATATGACGGCCAAGGTGATCCTGGTCCCTAACCCTGTGGACTTACTAGTGGAGGCAG is from Bubalus bubalis isolate 160015118507 breed Murrah chromosome 4, NDDB_SH_1, whole genome shotgun sequence and encodes:
- the LOC112584369 gene encoding polycystic kidney disease and receptor for egg jelly-related protein-like, whose protein sequence is MGPGPALLLLGLGLGLGCGLGRRPLPAAPAQAPGSPSRDLPVPTPAAARRAPSETRALVQARQPQAALRSVRASRAPGERGAGFGGLGAGRARVSLRARAAPGGGIFLSGRRGLCLPAGRPPSLAPRCLRAHVQLRARRATAAAAPAPVDLQLSAPGGRLSLRWLSRLPRSLGPLEWTFRLRLLGPAAAESRALPRRALHRGRRSYPGFVARTECPTDGPTPVVLEAVSPNSSEPTESSVSCQVFRPGPCRLDPVRINRNDDKPVRLTRDMGDTFNATVVLFCPIQEYYYRGWSIYAVPYVGAVPDWTKPLEKPPVKFSRGFFVVTIPPYSLPWGVYLFNFSVVVRTRDPQVPGKNDSDSIYVVIFRRPLNAVISGPSNITINFTDGVTLNGNMSSDPEETDPLEKERLKFLWYCTTDSRNYDGENITVISKEVCLPEQVDLKWTWASGPILTLSPETLQGGRVCFFRLVIQKTSRSAFADATVHVLQGEPVPSVSCVENCDQVLVLSERFSLSLDCTGCTAGRDVYRWSILTSSGQEVPFDWTGQTSTGRNGAYVSIKAFAFWHFREDKFWISLNAATWSGVTLVLRYPFIIHHVPISTDCKIVPEKGISFITQFVVICTHFKHKNIVLTYKIIVPDVHGFGEISSLKENNFGSILYLGKNSTSPPSFLPVGVLDSHYALKIIAQAYNTSLGAFSQVNFYATVRPPTDVKSSTTVLEELSNFTMGPNSSLSTLLQQQDFLNASYLIYIVASVLNSMKTDASLQADKIKLREHLFNQTLILPINTLVNISQVVMTITKLTEKTSEISAFSQKLATVRTWQASQALQDSHQRDKSISSEQIESVCTGILTTLSNILKLLVHYEVFEEPFHVVESLADTVLAVKVPENETTALRTSNFKMYVKKTEKWNVTKFFSTQKHCQNCFYPSLNVNSVPSLPASAPISTMFCEFADDPFPWLNYGENILTQVVGFRMTGVEATGDVIEIPPEAVEVYLIRKNLSFGTVNLTVGPGSEPYAVDESATKTTGAFSFVVDSTAGRDVLIHIMTEVSVLFTVSVYAGREITPNSFMTSYLVPHKLPPIANESDLFDPECRVKEARVVCLPAALVQVIAQRTDSSECTVAVVLQAPRFVLKPNNKLVRISVFSSECLDMSGIQSDWREDTCVVGEKTTWQRVHCICKNPRRAKRQLDIIKQANPHLRTHYMTAKVILVPNPVDLLVEAVKNVTPNLVTLFTVLLILLLYLVLAFWALHRDETDQYLRNHVIVLLDNDPYDNVCYLVTVFTGSRCGSGTRANVFIQLHGTEGSSDVHCLSHPQFRTLYRGSICTFLLATKKDLGDIHSLRVWHNNEGRSPEWYLSRIKVENLFSRHIWLFMCREWLSIDTSLDRTFQVTPPDKPLKKMDFFLIDLSYKLGRSHLWFSVFPAVISTPFNRFQRLSCCLAMLLSMLLCNIMFFNLEKENEGETEGWRFIKLMVIGLESAFITLPVQLVITCLFMYSQRRPQVTLGEVTPRKHPLKPPGSQHWEERLGNWHAYEIDKASSQKPVSKRHHVKPKASVNVTSKRQPPAKQAESQGSPIKSKVSRTESKISRTQSRVSGKQHQVSHTQGRNINTNNPNIEDNTDVSVEKQPSHPGLASLKEKTRIVLPRWCICIAWVLVFLISSISSFFIIFYGLSYSYKKSIAWLFASFCAFILSVFLVQMSKIILISAYRTSKAKYGKNLSWIGDYRFTEIKLHNTWKDPEEMRRSQASVRELRNSRMYQPLTQDEIMIFQRKKRIKRRAFLFLSYILTHFIFLALLLSLVAVLRPTDSFYYNQFIRDQFSVDLAGVTRLEDIYQWLNRVLLPLLHNDPNPTFFPDSSSKILGLPLMRQVRAQPGEIMCLPAKKFVEGSLKGEIRCHPEYGIDPEDTKNYSGSWNRVSKRDTDKTTRGFTYRPPEKRWAYSSYGLLHTYGSGGYAFYFFPAEQQFNSTLRLSELQKSHWLDEKTWSVIVELTTFNPDISLLCSISVIFEVSQLGVVNTSLNAHSFLLADFNRKNSADSSENYLYLAIFIFFLAYTVVEVYVITQERTAYLQSVYNLLNFALKCIFTLWIVLFFRKHFLAIGVVRAYLSNPEDFIPFHVVAQVDHTMRVILGFLVFLTILKTLRYSRVFYDVRLAQRAIQTALPGICHMALVVSVYFFVFMAFGYLVFGQHEWNYSDMIHATQTIFSYCVSAFENTEFFNNRVLGVLFLSSFMLVMICILINLFRAVILSAYEEMKQPVYEEPSEEAEAMTYLCRRLRSAFCCLYFKPRAEDEPKFFINMVYGQPEKNSHRYLGLKTRNINGKKMVYLVV